Proteins encoded within one genomic window of Macadamia integrifolia cultivar HAES 741 unplaced genomic scaffold, SCU_Mint_v3 scaffold664, whole genome shotgun sequence:
- the LOC122069600 gene encoding uncharacterized protein LOC122069600, which yields MSTNPEATSIVGNPWSVMSCEAFVVPGHDTGGKRWWWYLGLTDTIATHVNTGGCASSSEQITEACGFSKFLVCLLKKKRNRVVRWSMPCFTLRVQRLEAISSKYMLPGIDFWVILCTLIA from the exons ATGTCAACCAATCCAGAGGCTACTTCCATCGTGGGAAATCCATGGTCAGTAATGAGCTGTGAAGCCTTTGTGGTGCCTGGGCATGACACAG GAGGAAAAAGATGGTGGTGGTATCTTGGCCTTACTGATACAATTGCCACCCAT GTTAACACTGGTGGGTGTGCCTCTTCATCTGAACAGATTACTGAAGCATGTGGGTTCTCAAAATTTTTGGTTTgcctgttgaaaaaaaaaagaaatcgtGTGGTTCGATGGTCAATGCCTTGTTTCACTCTAAGAGTGCAGAGGCTTGAGGCCATCTCTAGTAAATATATGCTTCCAGGTATTGATTTCTGGGTCATATTATGTACTCTAATTGCATAG
- the LOC122069607 gene encoding dolichol-phosphate mannosyltransferase subunit 1 isoform X1, translated as MAQKLKEEERINNYKYSIIVPTYNERLNIALLVYLVFKHLRGVDFEIIVVDDGSPDGTQEVVKQLQQVYGEDHILLRARPKKLGLGTAYVHGLKHASGDFVVIMDADLSHHPKYLPSFIRKQMETGASIVTGTRYVTGGGVHGWNLMRKLTSRGANVLAQTLLWPGVSDLTGSFRLYQRSVLEDVINSVVSKGYVFQMEMIVRASRKGYHIEEVPITFVDRIFGSSKLGGSEIVEYLKGLAYLLVTT; from the exons ATGGCGCAGAAGCTCAAAGAGGAGGAGAGGATCAACAACTATAAGTACAGTATCATAGTCCCTACCTACAATGAGCGTCTCAACATCGCCCTCCTCGTTTATCTCGTCTTCAAACATCTGAG GGGTGTTGATTTTGAAATAATTGTTGTCGATGATGGGAGTCCTGATGGCACACAAGAAGTTGTAAAACAGTTGCAGCAAGTGTATGGGGAAGATCATATT CTATTGAGAGCTAGACCAAAGAAACTTGGTTTAG GAACTGCTTATGTTCATGGTCTGAAGCATGCATCAGGGGATTTTGTTGTAATCATGGATGCTGATCTATCCCACCAT CCTAAGTACTTGCCAAGCTTTATCAG GAAGCAGATGGAGACTGGTGCAAGTATAGTTACAGGCACCAGATATGTTACAGGTGGTGGCGTGCATGGATGGAACCTTATGCGCAAACTGACCAGTAGGGGAGCCAATGTACTTGCTCAAACACTTCTATGGCCTGGTGTATCAGATTTGACAGGATCTTTCCG GCTTTATCAGAGATCTGTCCTTGAAGATGTCATTAACTCCGTAGTTAGTAAGGGATACGTCTTTCAGATGGAAATGATTGTCCGTGCCTCCAGAAAAGGATACCATATTGAAGAG GTACCCATAACATTTGTCGATAGGATATTTGGGAGTTCAAAGCTCGGAGGATCTGAAATCGTTGAATATCTAAAAGGCCTTGCTTATCTGCTGGTCACTACCTAA
- the LOC122069607 gene encoding dolichol-phosphate mannosyltransferase subunit 1 isoform X2 gives MAQKLKEEERINNYKYSIIVPTYNERLNIALLVYLVFKHLRGVDFEIIVVDDGSPDGTQEVVKQLQQVYGEDHILLRARPKKLGLGTAYVHGLKHASGDFVVIMDADLSHHPKYLPSFIRKQMETGASIVTGTRYVTGGGVHGWNLMRKLTSRGANVLAQTLLWPGVSDLTGSFRLYQRSVLEDVINSVVSKGYVFQMEMIVRASRKGYHIEEVPITFVDRIFGSSKLGGSEIVEYLKGLAYLLVTT, from the exons ATGGCGCAGAAGCTCAAAGAGGAGGAGAGGATCAACAACTATAAGTACAGTATCATAGTCCCTACCTACAATGAGCGTCTCAACATCGCCCTCCTCGTTTATCTCGTCTTCAAACATCTGAG GGGTGTTGATTTTGAAATAATTGTTGTCGATGATGGGAGTCCTGATGGCACACAAGAAGTTGTAAAACAGTTGCAGCAAGTGTATGGGGAAGATCATATT CTATTGAGAGCTAGACCAAAGAAACTTGGTTTAG GAACTGCTTATGTTCATGGTCTGAAGCATGCATCAGGGGATTTTGTTGTAATCATGGATGCTGATCTATCCCACCAT CCTAAGTACTTGCCAAGCT TTATCAGGAAGCAGATGGAGACTGGTGCAAGTATAGTTACAGGCACCAGATATGTTACAGGTGGTGGCGTGCATGGATGGAACCTTATGCGCAAACTGACCAGTAGGGGAGCCAATGTACTTGCTCAAACACTTCTATGGCCTGGTGTATCAGATTTGACAGGATCTTTCCG GCTTTATCAGAGATCTGTCCTTGAAGATGTCATTAACTCCGTAGTTAGTAAGGGATACGTCTTTCAGATGGAAATGATTGTCCGTGCCTCCAGAAAAGGATACCATATTGAAGAG GTACCCATAACATTTGTCGATAGGATATTTGGGAGTTCAAAGCTCGGAGGATCTGAAATCGTTGAATATCTAAAAGGCCTTGCTTATCTGCTGGTCACTACCTAA